In the genome of Kitasatospora cathayae, one region contains:
- a CDS encoding sensor histidine kinase, producing MLVPSLSPRRLDRLIALCGLLGGAVLTVFRVYERADQVPRWAVALPLLVMAGLELVRRTRPVLAVSLGGLAFAGSVVAGSLLATTIMYTDLLYAAALYGTHRMSRVLHLTGGATVLVLSSLVWYAAGTSSGLLVVVLSSLVFLAPVWTGELVRKHRLVAEAERLRAEQTALLSEMDRREAVGAERARMARELHDVVANHLSAIAIHATGAQSVARRRRLAVDDPLVEVLAVIRENSVQGLAEMRRMIGLLRDSGGGEGDESYAAPDLAAVDALLTKARAAGQGVGLQFELTELGERGAVPVPVGLAAYRIVQESLTNALKHAGPGLVAVRLEFGPEELRIAVDSPYRGEPGRELPGARAGLVGMSERAGLLGGSFEAGPRDGYWSVRAALPRDRESEGRA from the coding sequence GTGCTCGTACCGTCCCTCTCCCCGCGCCGACTGGACCGGCTGATCGCCCTGTGCGGGCTGCTCGGCGGGGCGGTGCTGACCGTCTTCCGGGTGTACGAGCGGGCCGACCAGGTGCCGCGGTGGGCCGTGGCGCTGCCGTTGCTGGTGATGGCGGGGCTGGAGCTGGTCCGGCGCACCCGGCCGGTGCTCGCGGTGTCGCTCGGCGGGCTGGCCTTCGCCGGGAGCGTGGTCGCCGGCAGCCTGCTGGCGACGACGATCATGTACACGGACCTGCTGTACGCGGCGGCGCTCTACGGCACCCACCGGATGTCGCGGGTGCTGCACCTGACCGGCGGGGCGACCGTGTTGGTGCTCTCCAGCCTGGTCTGGTACGCGGCCGGGACCTCGTCGGGGCTGCTGGTCGTGGTGCTCAGCTCGCTGGTGTTCCTGGCGCCGGTGTGGACCGGCGAGCTGGTGCGCAAGCACCGGCTGGTGGCGGAGGCCGAGCGGCTGCGGGCCGAACAGACCGCGCTGCTCTCGGAGATGGACCGGCGTGAGGCGGTCGGCGCCGAACGGGCCCGGATGGCACGGGAGTTGCACGACGTGGTGGCCAACCACCTGTCGGCGATCGCGATCCACGCCACCGGGGCGCAGTCGGTCGCCCGGCGGCGGCGGTTGGCCGTGGACGATCCGCTGGTCGAGGTGCTGGCGGTGATCCGGGAGAACAGCGTCCAGGGATTGGCCGAAATGCGTCGCATGATCGGACTGCTCCGGGACAGCGGCGGGGGAGAGGGCGACGAGTCGTACGCGGCACCCGACCTGGCCGCGGTGGACGCGCTGTTGACCAAGGCCCGGGCGGCCGGGCAGGGCGTCGGCCTGCAGTTCGAGCTGACCGAGCTGGGCGAACGCGGCGCCGTCCCGGTGCCGGTCGGGCTGGCCGCGTACCGGATCGTGCAGGAGTCGCTGACCAACGCGCTCAAGCACGCCGGGCCCGGACTGGTCGCGGTGCGGCTGGAGTTCGGCCCGGAGGAGCTGCGGATCGCCGTCGACAGCCCGTACCGCGGCGAGCCGGGCCGCGAACTGCCCGGCGCCCGGGCCGGGCTGGTGGGCATGTCGGAGCGGGCCGGGCTGCTCGGCGGCAGCTTCGAGGCGGGGCCGCGGGACGGGTACTGGAGTGTGCGCGCGGCGCTGCCGCGCGACCGGGAGAGCGAGGGACGGGCATGA
- a CDS encoding cob(I)yrinic acid a,c-diamide adenosyltransferase, with protein MVNLTRIYTRTGDDGSTALGDMSRTTKTDPRLMAYADANEANAAIGVALAVGALSEDVVAVLTRVQNDLFDVGADLSTPVVEDPKYPPLRVLQSYIDRLERDCDHYLEQVEKLRSFILPGGTPGAAHLHLACTVVRRAERSTWAAIAAYGDSVNPLTAKYLNRLSDLLFILARVANKERGDVLWVPGENR; from the coding sequence ATGGTCAATCTGACGCGCATCTACACCCGTACCGGGGACGACGGCAGCACCGCGCTCGGCGACATGAGCCGGACCACCAAGACCGACCCGCGGCTGATGGCCTACGCCGACGCCAACGAGGCGAACGCGGCGATCGGGGTGGCCCTCGCGGTCGGCGCGCTGTCCGAGGACGTGGTGGCCGTGCTCACCCGGGTCCAGAACGACCTGTTCGACGTCGGCGCCGACCTGTCCACGCCCGTGGTCGAGGACCCGAAGTACCCGCCGCTGCGGGTGCTGCAGTCCTACATCGACCGGCTGGAGCGGGACTGCGACCACTACCTGGAGCAGGTGGAGAAGCTGCGCAGCTTCATCCTGCCCGGCGGCACGCCCGGTGCGGCCCACCTGCACCTGGCCTGCACGGTGGTGCGGCGGGCCGAGCGCTCGACCTGGGCGGCGATCGCCGCGTACGGGGACTCCGTCAACCCGCTGACCGCGAAGTACCTCAACCGGCTGTCCGACCTGCTGTTCATCCTGGCCCGGGTGGCCAACAAGGAGCGCGGCGACGTGCTCTGGGTGCCGGGGGAGAACCGCTGA
- a CDS encoding DUF2550 domain-containing protein produces the protein MVLALVVCAAVVALGVIGLMAFAVRRRLIQRVGGTFDCSYRLKMPADASTQPDLDENGKPTSAPVPPTDGKGWVFGIGRYSGDSIEWFRVFSYAPRPRKVLPRREIEVLGRRYPEGQEELALLSGSVVLRCLHNGDPLELAMSEDALTGFLAWLEAAPPGQRVNVA, from the coding sequence ATGGTCCTCGCGCTTGTGGTGTGTGCGGCGGTCGTGGCGCTGGGAGTGATCGGCCTGATGGCCTTCGCCGTACGCCGCCGCCTGATCCAGCGGGTCGGCGGCACGTTCGACTGCAGCTACCGGCTCAAAATGCCCGCCGACGCCTCGACGCAGCCCGACCTCGACGAGAACGGCAAACCCACCTCCGCCCCGGTCCCCCCGACCGACGGCAAGGGGTGGGTTTTTGGTATCGGTCGCTACAGCGGCGACTCGATCGAGTGGTTCCGGGTCTTCTCGTACGCCCCGCGCCCGCGCAAGGTGCTGCCGCGCCGGGAGATCGAGGTGCTCGGCCGGCGCTACCCGGAGGGCCAGGAGGAGCTGGCGCTGCTCTCCGGCTCGGTGGTGCTGCGCTGCCTGCACAACGGGGACCCGCTGGAGCTGGCGATGAGCGAGGACGCCCTCACCGGCTTCCTGGCCTGGCTGGAGGCCGCCCCGCCCGGGCAGAGAGTCAATGTCGCGTAG
- a CDS encoding F0F1 ATP synthase subunit epsilon, translated as MAELHVELVAADRKVWSGAATIVVARTASGDTGIMPGHTPVLSVLETGPVTIRTVDGGTVIAAVHGGFISFADNKLSLLAEIAELADEIDVARAERALEKAKADLDAHAERRAEVRLFAARGLKAHA; from the coding sequence TTGGCTGAGCTGCACGTCGAGCTGGTCGCAGCCGACCGCAAGGTGTGGTCCGGTGCGGCCACCATCGTCGTCGCCCGTACGGCCTCCGGTGACACCGGCATCATGCCGGGTCACACCCCGGTGCTGAGCGTGCTGGAGACCGGACCGGTCACCATCCGCACGGTGGACGGCGGCACCGTCATCGCCGCGGTGCACGGCGGCTTCATCTCCTTCGCCGACAACAAGCTGTCTCTGCTCGCGGAGATCGCCGAGCTGGCGGACGAGATCGACGTCGCGCGCGCCGAGCGCGCACTGGAGAAGGCCAAGGCGGACCTGGACGCGCACGCCGAGCGTCGCGCCGAGGTGCGTCTGTTCGCGGCGCGCGGCCTCAAGGCCCACGCCTGA
- the atpD gene encoding F0F1 ATP synthase subunit beta — protein MTTTVEPTTATGRVARVIGPVVDVEFPVDAIPDMFNALHVEVDNPDGTGKKTLTLEVAQHLGDGLVRGISMQPTDGLVRGSQVTDTGAAISVPVGDITKGKVFNALGEVLNVDKAEFESQVSVRWPIHRKAPNFSELESKTEMFETGIKVIDLLTPYVQGGKIGLFGGAGVGKTVLIQEMIYRVAENFGGVSVFAGVGERTREGNDLIDEMVDSGVLDKTALVFGQMDEPPGTRLRVALSALTMAEYFRDVQKQDVLLFIDNIFRFTQAGSEVSTLLGRMPSAVGYQPNLADEMGLLQERITSTRGHSITSMQAIYVPADDLTDPAPATTFAHLDATTVLSRPISEKGIYPAVDPLDSTSRILDPRYIAQNHYDTAVRIKGILQKYKDLQDIIAILGIDELSEEDKITVHRARRIERFLSQNTYVAKQFTGVEGSTVPLSETIEAFNAIADGKYDSVPEQAFFMCGGIEDLEKNAAELAKK, from the coding sequence ATGACCACCACTGTTGAGCCGACCACGGCGACGGGCCGCGTCGCGCGGGTCATCGGCCCGGTCGTCGACGTGGAGTTCCCCGTCGACGCGATTCCGGACATGTTCAACGCCCTGCACGTCGAGGTCGACAACCCCGACGGCACGGGCAAGAAGACCCTCACCCTCGAGGTCGCCCAGCACCTCGGCGACGGCCTGGTCCGCGGCATCTCGATGCAGCCGACCGACGGCCTGGTCCGCGGTTCGCAGGTGACCGACACCGGTGCCGCCATCTCGGTGCCGGTCGGCGACATCACCAAGGGCAAGGTGTTCAACGCCCTCGGTGAGGTGCTGAACGTCGACAAGGCCGAGTTCGAGTCCCAGGTGTCGGTCCGCTGGCCGATCCACCGCAAGGCCCCGAACTTCTCGGAGCTCGAGTCCAAGACCGAGATGTTCGAGACCGGCATCAAGGTCATCGACCTGCTCACCCCGTACGTGCAGGGTGGCAAGATCGGTCTGTTCGGTGGTGCCGGTGTCGGCAAGACCGTTCTGATCCAGGAGATGATCTACCGCGTCGCCGAGAACTTCGGTGGTGTGTCGGTGTTCGCCGGCGTCGGTGAGCGCACCCGTGAGGGCAACGACCTGATCGACGAGATGGTCGACTCGGGCGTCCTGGACAAGACCGCGCTGGTCTTCGGCCAGATGGACGAGCCGCCGGGCACCCGTCTGCGCGTCGCGCTGTCCGCCCTGACCATGGCGGAGTACTTCCGCGATGTGCAGAAGCAGGACGTGCTGCTCTTCATCGACAACATCTTCCGGTTCACCCAGGCCGGTTCCGAGGTGTCGACCCTGCTCGGCCGCATGCCCTCCGCGGTGGGCTACCAGCCGAACCTGGCCGACGAGATGGGCCTCCTGCAGGAGCGCATCACCTCGACCCGCGGTCACTCGATCACCTCGATGCAGGCGATCTACGTCCCCGCGGACGACCTGACCGACCCGGCCCCGGCCACCACCTTCGCCCACCTGGACGCGACCACCGTTCTGTCGCGCCCGATCTCGGAGAAGGGCATCTACCCGGCCGTCGACCCGCTGGACTCCACGTCCCGCATCCTCGACCCGCGGTACATCGCGCAGAACCACTACGACACGGCCGTCCGTATCAAGGGGATCCTGCAGAAGTACAAGGACCTCCAGGACATCATCGCGATCCTCGGCATCGACGAGCTGTCCGAAGAGGACAAGATCACGGTGCACCGTGCCCGCCGCATCGAGCGCTTCCTCTCGCAGAACACCTACGTGGCGAAGCAGTTCACCGGTGTCGAGGGCTCGACCGTGCCGCTGTCGGAGACCATCGAGGCCTTCAACGCGATCGCGGACGGCAAGTACGACTCCGTCCCGGAGCAGGCCTTCTTCATGTGCGGTGGCATCGAGGACCTCGAGAAGAACGCCGCCGAGCTGGCCAAGAAGTAA